A genomic window from Gossypium hirsutum isolate 1008001.06 chromosome D12, Gossypium_hirsutum_v2.1, whole genome shotgun sequence includes:
- the LOC107935820 gene encoding transcription factor BEE 3, with translation MGDFRQHVQPMSEMEMTKQQCSELNSTPMENFTIADFSLQTLLAHQLPEFPPILSFTVLAGGSPTATADEHVSLQTNKRKATEQSTCKSQIISPAASTTEFEGNTNTRKKNIRLGKGKKAKEAEEIIHVRARRGQATDSHSLAERVRREKINEKMRCLQDLVPGCHKTMGMAVMLEEIINYVHSLQNQVEFLSMELAAASSYVETQGNKMAQEGTNSHVPRQQQEMEKWAMDRYGEQHWFHSTWPL, from the exons ATGGGTGACTTTAGACAACATGTGCAGCCAATGTCAGAAATGGAAATGACAAAGCAACAGTGTTCAGAGTTGAACTCAACTCCAATGGAGAATTTCACCATTGCAGACTTCTCTCTTCAAACCTTACTGGCCCACCAGCTTCCTGAATTCCCACCAATCCTCTCCTTCACTGTGCTTGCCGGCGGCAGCCCTACTGCCACCGCGGATGAACATGTTTCTCTCCAAACCAACAAGAGAAAAGCAACGGAACAATCCACCTGCAAATCCCAAATCATATCTCCAGCAGCTTCGACCACTGAATTTGAAGGAAACACCAATACGAGGAAAAAGAATATT AGACTAGGCAAAGGGAAGAAAGCAAAAGAAGCAGAGGAAATCATTCATGTTAGAGCAAGAAGAGGGCAAGCTACTGATAGTCACAGCTTAGCAGAAAGG GTTAGAAGAGagaaaataaatgagaaaatgAGATGCTTACAAGACCTTGTTCCTGGATGCCACAAG ACAATGGGAATGGCAGTTATGCTGGAGGAGATAATAAATTACGTTCATTCATTACAGAATCAAGTAGAG TTTCTTTCAATGGAGCTTGCTGCTGCCAGTTCTTATGTTGAAACACAAGGCAACAAAATGGCACAG GAGGGGACAAATTCACATGTGCCACGACAACAACAAGAGATGGAGAAATGGGCAATGGATAGATATGGAGAGCAGCATTGGTTCCATTCGACATGGCCACTTTGA